The following coding sequences lie in one Bacteroides helcogenes P 36-108 genomic window:
- a CDS encoding ABC transporter permease: MIGRYLQQSFMMLRQQPLFSSFYIVATGLAISMVMVLAVLYYIKVGDIYPETNRSRMLVASSAHMQYTKDTSGNSTWKFSAPFVKDCFYSLKGVEAVTAVSEADSWFVKVQNVKRPLSALVKLTDTGFWEVFDFSFLYGQPFTDADFQSGMRTAVISEDIARRVFGKGDAVGEYIKLNYTDYRVCGVVKSPSYAMKLSYSQVWLPYTCQPAYVRDNNQWGVLGPFQVAVLLPSATDADRVKSQVDEYVRKFNTLPHDDHHLVMHGQPYLYWKTLFYVTDMDDLDFLVVVRQMGLWLLMLLLVPALNLSGMISSRMERRLPEMGIRKAFGATGKRLFSQIIWENLLLTCLGGIMGLMLSFSMVYFAKSWLLTMLDGGTKPLPDSVQMSITTDMLFNPTLFTVTFVVCVVLNLFSALIPTCVALKKDIVYSLNRQK; encoded by the coding sequence ATGATAGGAAGATACTTGCAACAATCCTTTATGATGCTTCGACAACAACCTTTGTTCAGTAGCTTCTATATTGTCGCTACCGGGCTTGCCATCTCTATGGTGATGGTTTTGGCGGTTTTGTACTATATAAAGGTAGGGGATATCTATCCCGAGACCAATCGTAGTCGTATGCTCGTAGCGTCGTCGGCACACATGCAGTACACCAAAGATACGAGTGGGAACAGCACGTGGAAGTTTTCTGCCCCTTTTGTGAAGGATTGTTTCTACTCGTTGAAGGGAGTAGAGGCTGTGACCGCTGTAAGTGAAGCTGATAGTTGGTTTGTAAAGGTGCAGAATGTGAAGCGGCCTCTTTCGGCCCTTGTCAAACTTACCGATACCGGATTTTGGGAGGTTTTTGACTTCTCCTTTCTGTATGGACAACCCTTTACTGATGCTGATTTTCAGAGTGGCATGCGTACAGCGGTTATTTCGGAAGATATAGCCCGTCGTGTTTTTGGAAAAGGGGATGCTGTGGGAGAGTATATCAAACTGAACTATACGGATTACCGCGTATGTGGTGTAGTGAAGTCGCCGAGCTATGCCATGAAGCTGAGTTACTCGCAAGTCTGGCTGCCTTATACCTGCCAACCTGCCTATGTGCGAGATAATAACCAGTGGGGTGTCCTTGGCCCTTTCCAAGTGGCGGTTCTTCTGCCCTCGGCAACAGATGCCGACCGGGTGAAATCGCAGGTAGATGAATATGTACGCAAATTCAATACTCTGCCGCACGATGATCATCATCTGGTAATGCACGGCCAGCCCTATCTTTATTGGAAGACATTGTTCTATGTCACTGACATGGATGATCTGGATTTCTTGGTGGTAGTCCGGCAAATGGGATTGTGGCTGTTGATGTTATTGTTGGTACCTGCACTCAACTTGTCAGGAATGATTTCCTCGCGCATGGAGCGTAGGCTTCCTGAGATGGGAATACGAAAGGCATTCGGTGCTACCGGAAAACGTCTTTTCTCTCAGATTATATGGGAGAATCTTTTGCTGACGTGCTTGGGCGGCATCATGGGACTGATGCTTTCCTTCAGCATGGTGTACTTTGCTAAAAGCTGGCTGCTGACTATGCTTGACGGAGGAACGAAGCCGTTGCCGGACAGTGTGCAGATGAGCATTACGACAGATATGCTATTCAATCCTACCTTATTTACAGTTACGTTTGTGGTTTGTGTGGTACTGAATTTGTTTTCGGCATTGATACCTACTTGCGTGGCTTTAAAGAAAGATATTGTTTATTCGCTCAACCGACAAAAATAA
- the prmA gene encoding 50S ribosomal protein L11 methyltransferase — MKYLEFTFRTIPCTETVNDILSAVLGEVGFESFVEQIDGISAYIQKQLFSEDSLKTVLAEFPMPDTQVEYSYQEAEDKDWNEEWEKNFFQPIIIGDRCVIHSTFHYDVPQAEYDIVINPQMAFGTGHHETTSLIICELLDSNLQGKVLLDMGCGTSILAILARMRGASLCTAIDIDEWCVRNSLENIELNHVDDITVFQGDASSLADKGPFDVVIANINRNILLADMKYYVSRMNPGSELLMSGFYIDDIPVIRKEAERNGLHFIHHREKNRWAAVKFRK; from the coding sequence ATGAAATATTTAGAATTTACATTCCGCACCATTCCCTGCACAGAGACTGTCAATGACATACTTTCCGCAGTATTAGGAGAAGTGGGCTTTGAAAGCTTTGTAGAACAAATCGACGGCATTTCCGCTTATATCCAAAAACAGCTTTTCAGTGAAGACAGCCTCAAAACAGTCCTTGCAGAATTTCCCATGCCCGACACACAAGTCGAATACAGCTATCAGGAAGCAGAAGATAAAGACTGGAATGAAGAATGGGAGAAGAACTTCTTCCAACCCATCATCATAGGCGACCGATGCGTTATCCACAGCACTTTCCACTACGATGTCCCCCAAGCAGAATACGATATTGTCATCAATCCGCAAATGGCATTCGGCACAGGACATCACGAAACCACCAGTCTCATTATTTGTGAACTGCTGGACAGCAACCTGCAAGGAAAAGTTCTTCTTGACATGGGGTGCGGAACATCCATTCTCGCTATATTGGCACGCATGCGCGGAGCATCTCTCTGTACAGCCATTGATATAGATGAATGGTGCGTACGCAATTCCCTCGAAAATATAGAGTTAAACCATGTCGATGACATTACCGTCTTTCAGGGAGATGCTTCTTCGTTGGCAGACAAGGGGCCATTTGACGTAGTCATTGCCAATATCAACCGGAATATCCTTTTAGCGGACATGAAGTACTACGTGTCCCGCATGAATCCCGGTTCAGAACTGCTGATGAGTGGTTTCTACATAGATGACATTCCCGTAATCCGTAAAGAAGCCGAACGTAACGGGCTGCACTTTATCCATCATCGTGAAAAGAATCGGTGGGCGGCAGTGAAGTTCAGAAAATGA
- a CDS encoding ABC transporter permease: MLRQIINLLWNSRRHNLWVMLELVVIAIVSWAVLDPLFVLKYNQSIPNGYDSDGLYRLEVTRNKADTHSAPARDFERIMQGLRHHKDIESATCVLSGAYPSSPGNNMNEVFKDSVRARMTYIPFFTNSGFFQTWRFRSAKDGTWETLEKLEVPKGSVIMSEDAAVLLSGGKDLTGQTVYSTYDSTEINVVGVMKPIKMRNSMQPYLVRLISYGDEGQIPSWAFDWGLRIFFRTKASVSEGRFIEEFMSWTDDNLSSGSLIFMKLTPFHEVQRESDLREGATNEIRMKYALAYFFMINLLLAVSGTFWLHTRTRREEIGIRLSYGASPEGICRMLVGEAFIMTTVAVLAGCFLYFQWAYYEGFYTLDDGVPGYGDLYLTNHFFAHFCIVSLLVYVVMMAVTWIGVYIPAYSISRISPVEALRDE; this comes from the coding sequence ATGTTACGACAAATTATAAACTTGCTGTGGAACAGCCGTCGGCACAATCTGTGGGTTATGCTGGAACTGGTGGTGATAGCGATAGTCAGTTGGGCTGTTCTCGACCCTCTGTTTGTCTTGAAGTACAACCAGTCTATCCCGAACGGATACGATTCAGACGGACTCTACCGTCTGGAAGTGACGCGTAATAAGGCGGATACGCATTCTGCTCCTGCCCGGGACTTTGAGCGGATTATGCAGGGATTGCGCCATCATAAGGACATCGAATCAGCCACATGCGTACTGTCCGGAGCCTATCCCAGTTCGCCGGGCAATAATATGAATGAAGTCTTTAAAGATTCGGTACGGGCGCGCATGACGTATATTCCTTTTTTTACGAACTCCGGCTTTTTCCAGACCTGGCGTTTCCGTTCGGCTAAGGATGGTACTTGGGAAACACTCGAGAAGTTGGAAGTTCCCAAGGGTAGTGTGATTATGTCGGAAGATGCCGCTGTGTTACTTTCCGGAGGTAAGGACTTGACCGGGCAAACAGTGTACAGCACGTACGATTCTACGGAAATTAATGTTGTAGGAGTCATGAAGCCGATTAAGATGCGGAACAGTATGCAGCCCTATCTGGTACGCTTGATTTCTTATGGTGATGAAGGGCAGATTCCCTCGTGGGCTTTTGACTGGGGATTGCGTATTTTTTTCCGGACAAAGGCGAGTGTTTCCGAAGGGCGTTTTATAGAGGAGTTCATGTCTTGGACAGATGATAATCTCTCGTCCGGTTCGCTGATATTCATGAAGTTGACTCCCTTTCATGAAGTGCAGCGAGAAAGCGATTTGCGGGAAGGTGCTACGAACGAGATACGGATGAAGTATGCGTTGGCCTATTTCTTCATGATAAATTTGTTGTTGGCTGTAAGCGGTACTTTCTGGCTGCATACGCGGACCCGCCGCGAGGAAATAGGTATCCGCCTATCCTATGGGGCCTCTCCCGAAGGTATCTGCCGGATGTTGGTGGGAGAGGCTTTTATCATGACAACCGTAGCTGTCCTTGCAGGTTGTTTCTTGTATTTCCAGTGGGCCTATTATGAAGGATTTTATACCTTGGATGACGGTGTGCCGGGATACGGCGACCTTTACCTGACCAACCATTTCTTTGCACATTTCTGCATAGTATCACTGTTGGTGTATGTGGTGATGATGGCAGTGACATGGATTGGGGTATATATCCCTGCATACAGCATCAGCCGTATATCGCCGGTAGAAGCGTTACGGGATGAATAA
- a CDS encoding glycoside hydrolase family 25 protein has product MPSGTHTASHRKSPARRPSARRSSVRGKKKPQARTMPVWLRNLLAACIILVFAAGFYWFFVRPYAYRWKPCYGQKGYGVCMPCNYEVHGIDISHYQGNIDWERLVHNKETRFPIHFIFLKATEGGDHGDDTFTQNFGQARKHGFIRGAYHYFLPQTDANKQADFFIRTVQLTEGDLPPVLDVETTGRKSPQELKVFVKTWLDRVEAHYGVKPILYTSYKFKERYLNDSIFNTYPYWIAHYYVDSVRYEGQWHFWQHTDVGTVPGIEKEVDLNVFNGTMEELLGLTLKTPRIAEGE; this is encoded by the coding sequence ATGCCATCCGGAACCCATACCGCTTCACACCGCAAATCGCCTGCCCGCCGCCCTTCTGCCCGCCGTTCGTCTGTCCGTGGCAAGAAGAAGCCGCAAGCCCGTACCATGCCTGTATGGTTACGCAACCTTTTGGCGGCATGCATCATCCTTGTCTTCGCTGCCGGATTTTATTGGTTCTTTGTCCGCCCATACGCTTACCGTTGGAAGCCCTGCTACGGACAGAAAGGATATGGTGTCTGCATGCCTTGCAATTATGAAGTGCATGGCATTGACATTTCTCATTATCAGGGAAATATTGATTGGGAAAGGCTGGTGCATAACAAGGAGACCCGGTTCCCCATTCATTTTATATTCTTGAAGGCCACCGAGGGCGGTGACCATGGTGACGATACGTTTACGCAGAACTTCGGGCAAGCACGTAAGCACGGCTTTATCCGGGGGGCCTATCATTATTTCCTTCCGCAAACGGATGCGAATAAGCAGGCCGATTTCTTTATCCGTACCGTGCAGCTTACCGAGGGAGACTTGCCTCCCGTACTCGATGTGGAGACTACCGGAAGGAAATCTCCACAAGAACTGAAAGTCTTTGTCAAGACATGGTTGGATAGGGTAGAGGCGCATTATGGCGTGAAGCCCATTCTTTATACTTCCTATAAATTCAAGGAACGTTACCTCAACGATTCCATATTCAATACATATCCCTATTGGATAGCGCACTACTATGTGGACTCCGTGCGCTATGAGGGCCAATGGCACTTCTGGCAGCATACCGATGTGGGTACTGTACCCGGCATTGAAAAAGAGGTGGATTTGAATGTGTTCAACGGTACGATGGAGGAACTTCTGGGACTTACGCTGAAGACTCCTCGCATTGCTGAAGGGGAATAA